One window of the Pieris brassicae chromosome 4, ilPieBrab1.1, whole genome shotgun sequence genome contains the following:
- the LOC123708912 gene encoding eukaryotic translation initiation factor 4E type 2: MTERKMCKFYNLNVPERRSGDTGPQDFGDDEDDRNPEDNMAPYVPPHEHRLEYNYWMWFSRRPPARDLSSTTTGYGQALRMVGCVGSVEQWWGLYTHLSRPYELPPLSDLHLFKLGIKPMWEDPANVNGGKWVVRLRKSQTEQAWEDLCMAMLGEQFMVGPELCGVVLSVRFQEDHLAVWHRTAADTTAAGRVRDALRRILQLPTTMPIEYKVHSDCLRASTSRAPDPPATDNGERST, translated from the exons ATGACAGAAAGGAAAATGTGTAAATTCTATAACTTAAACGTTCCTGAACGACGAAGCGGTGATACTGGACCTCAGGACTTTGGGGATGATGAAGACGACAGAAACCCCGAAGATAATATGGCGCCTTATGTACCGCCACATGAGCATAGGCTGGAGTATAATTACTGGATGTGGTTTTCTAGGCGACCGCCCGCCCGAGATCTCTCATCCACCACCACTGGATATGGACAG GCTCTCCGCATGGTAGGTTGTGTGGGATCTGTGGAGCAGTGGTGGGGCCTGTATACACATCTATCAAGACCCTATGAGCTTCCTCCACTCTCTGATTTGCATTTGTTTAAACTGGGCATTAAACCAATGTGGGAAGATCCAGCTAATGTTAATGGTGGAAAATGG gTTGTGAGACTGCGTAAATCTCAAACAGAGCAAGCCTGGGAGGACCTGTGCATGGCGATGCTTGGTGAACAGTTCATGGTTGGGCCTGAATTGTGTGGTGTTGTGCTGTCTGTTCGTTTTCAG GAAGACCACTTAGCCGTGTGGCACCGGACGGCGGCGGACACGACAGCAGCGGGTCGGGTGCGAGATGCTCTGCGCAGGATACTGCAACTACCTACTACTATGCCCATCGAGTACAAGGTGCATAGTGACTGCCTTCGCGCCTCCACCTCAAGGGCACCAGACCCACCAGCTACTGATAATGGCGAACGTTCAACGTAA